The genomic interval CTTGACCAGGAAGTCCTTGGTGACCATCCGGCGCAGCCGGGCGTGCTCGGGGTCGTCCATGCGGATGAAACTCGGCTTGGCGGTGGCCAGTTCACGCTGCCCGGCGGACAGGAAGGGGAACCCTGGCGTGCGCGCGTCCGCGCTGAAGCGGGCGTCGGCCAGCACGGCCCGCACCTCGTCGTACCCGGTGACCAGCCAGCACGCGGTGCCGTCCGGCAGCACGGCACGGGTGACGGCGGCCTCCCGGGCGGCGGCGGTGTAGGCGGGCGGCGGGGAGAAGGGGCAACCGCCGTAGGGAGCCGGGAGGTTGAGGGCGGGGACGGTGAGGGTGGTGGCGGTCATGGGTGGGCTGTCTCCTCGTGGTCGACGAGCGTGATGGCCCCGCTGGGGCACAGGTCGGCGGCGAAGCGCACCTCGTCGGCGTACCGCGCGTCCGGCTCCGGGACGAGCAGCGCGACCCGGCCGTCCGTCTCGTCCTGCTCGAACACCTCGGGCGCGACGCCGACGCACTGACCCGCGCTGCAACAGCGGTCCCGTTCCAGGAGCACGGTGAGCGAGGGCTGCCGGTCGGAGGGGGTGCGCAGGGTGTTGAGCGTGGTGCACATGGTGGCGGTCTGACCGGCCAGCACCAGGAGTTCGACGAGTTGCTCGGGGGTGAGGGTGCGGGCCAGGCGGTCCCAAAGTCCCTCGGGGATCGCGGAGTTGACGGCCAGCAGATCCGCCGCCTCCAGAAGGGCCCGGTCCTCCGGCTGCCAGGGGTGGACGGCCAGGTCGGCCGCCGTCGCGTCGATCTCCACGTCCGTCAGACCCGCGTCGGCGGCCGGGGTGCGGTGCCGACCGTGGACGTAGGGCGCGTCGAGGCGGTGGGCCACCCGCAGCACGATCACCTCGCGTCTGCGGTGGCCGAGCGTGCCCTCGTGGGTGAGGACCCGGGCGAGGGAGAGCCAGGCGTGGGCCAGCACGGGGTGGTGGGCGAGGGTGCCGAACAGGTTCTCCCGGCCGGGGCCGTCCTGCCGGGAGTCGGCGAGCAACGAGCGCAGTACCGGGGGCCATTGGGCGGGCGGGAGGGGTGGAATGCGGGGGGTGTGGGTCGGGGTCATGGTGCCTTCACGTTCGTACGGTGTCGGAGGCTGGGGAGTTGTCGTGGTGGGCCGGCGGCGTTCACCAGCGGCACACGACCACCCCCGCACTCGCCCCGCTCGCGAAGCCGAACATGCCCACCAGGTCGCCGCGTTGGAGGCGGCCGCTGTCGAGGGCGGCGGCGAGCTGGAGGGGGATGGTGTTGGTCGCCACGTTGCCGTGGGTGGGGAAGGTGGCCAGGATGCGGCCCGGGTCCACGCCCACCCAGTCGCAGACGACCTTGGTGAACGGCACCGACGGCTGGTGCACACAGACCAGGTCGAGGTCGTCACCCTGGACGCCCAACTCCCGTAGCGCGCCCCGGACTTTGCCGGGCAGACCCTCGAACGACCCCACCAACTGGGCGGAGTCGATGCGGAGATGGCCGAGTGTGCGGTGCTGCGCGTACGGGTTGGGCAGGGTCGCCGCGCGCCAGCCCCAGGAGTTGGCGAAGAACCGGGAGCCGAGGATGCCGGGCCGGTCGCCCGCCTCCACCAGCAGGGCCGAGCCCATGTCGCCGGTGCTGAGACTGGGCAGCGCGGTCAACAGGTCGGCCGGGTCGTCCAGTTGCCAGCGGCTCTCCCGGGTGCTGACCTCGGCGGTGGTCACCAGCACCCGCCGGTACTGCCCGCTCCGGATGAACGCGTCGGCGACCTCAAGGGCGTTGAGGACTCCGTTGCAGGCGTTCTTCAGATCGAACACCGGGCAGCCCAGGCCGAGTTTGTCGGCGACGACATGGGCGGTGGCCGGCTCCTCCATGTCGGCGAGGATGCCGGCGTAGAGAAGCAGGTCCACGTCGCCCGGGTCGGTGCCGGTGTCCTCGAACAGACGCCGGGCCGCGTGCGCGGCCAGGTCGGAGGGCTGCTCCAGGTCGTCGGCCACGGTGCGCTCCGTCAGCCCGTACATCCGCTGGAGCACCCCGCGCGACAACGGCACGGCGGGGCTGCCCGCCCGGAAGCGGTCCTCCACCGCGGCCACGCTCTGGCGTCCCTCGGGGATGTGGACGGTGGCGTGAACGATGGTGCTGTGAACGGTCATTGAGCCCTCTTCAAGTCAATCCGGGTCAGCCCTCGGTCAGTTGTCGTCAGTCCTCGGCGGTGAGGAGCAGCACCACGTTGTGCCCGCCGAACCCGAAGGAGTGGCTGACGGCGGCCCGGACGCGCTGGTCGCGGGGTGCGCCCGTGACGCAGTCCAGGTCGAAGGGGAGGTTGTCCGGGGTGAGGTTGGCGATCGGCGGGACGGTGGAGCGGTGGATGGTCAGGGCGGTGAGCGCCGCCTCGATCGCACCGGCCGCGCCGAGACTGTGGCCCAGAACTCCCTTGGCGCCGGTGACACTCGGCCGGTGCGGCAACACCCGCGCGATCAACTCCGCCTCGGTCAGGTCGTTCAGCGGGGTCGAGGTCCCGTGCGCGTTGACGTGATCGACGTCCACGGCCCCGAGTCCAGCCTCCGCGAGCGCCGACCGCAGCGCGGCCTCGGCGTGAACTCCCCCCGGGGCGGGGGCGGTCGGGTGATGCGCGTCGGAGGTCTGACCGGCCCCCGCGAGCCGGGCGTACCGCCGCCGGCCACGGGCGCGGGCGTCCGCCTCCCGTTCCAGGACGAGGATCGCGGCGCCCTCGGAGATCACGAACCCGTCCCGGTCCGCCGCGAACGGCCGTGAGGCCAGGCCGGGTTCGTCGACCCGGGACGACAGCGCGCCCATCCGCTGGAAACCGGAGGTGATCACCGGGGTGACGGCCGCCTCCGCGCCGCCCGCCACCGCGATGTCGCACAGCCCGGCGAGCAGCAGCCCCCGCGCGACGGCCAAGGCGCTGGCCCCGGAGGCGCACGCGGTCTCGGTCGCCAGGGACGGACCATGGGCGCCGAGGTCCAACGACACTTCCCCGGCGGCCATGTTGGAGATCAGCATGGGCACGAGCGCGGGCGACACCAGCTCGGGACCGCCCTGGTGATGGCGGATCGTCTGGTCCTCCAGATGCGCGGCCCCGGCCAGCCCCGAACCGATCACCACGGCGACCCGGGCCCCGTCCCACCCGGCCGGGTCGAGCCCGGCGTCGGCGACGGCCTCGCGTGCGGCGAGCACGGCGAGCTGGCTGAACCGGCCCATGCGCCATGCCTTGCCGCCGCCGATCCGTGCCTGCTCCGGGGTCATCAGCGGGATACGGCAGGACAAGTCCACGGCGCAACCCTTGAGTTCGGGGTCCGTGGTACCGGCGGACCGCCCGCTCAGGACCCCCTTCCAGGTCTCCTCGCGGCCGACCCCGGCCGGGGTGATGAGCCCCAGACCGGTGACGGACACGGGCGCGGACGCAGCCTTCATCGCTCCCGCTTGGCGTTCAGCGCGGCGACGAGCTCGCCCACGGTGCTGTGCTTGGCGGCCTCTTCCTCCGCAACCGGAACCCCGAGCTGCTCCTGGAGCGCCAGGGCGAGTTCGGCCAGCGCGAGCGAGTCGAGATCGAGGCTCTCCAGAGTGGCCTCCGGCCGGATGCTCTCGGCACTGACCTCGAACTTCTCGGTGAGTACGGCGGTCACGGCGGTCTGGGCGGGGGACATGGGGGTCCTTTCGACGGGGCGAGCGGAGCTACCGGGGGTACTTCGGGGTGAGGAGAGCTGGGGAGTGAGGGGAGCTACGGGAAGGGCGGGGCTCAGGGACGAGTGGAGTTCCGGAACCGAGTCGTCCGACCTGTTTTTTGCAGGGCAGACGCCGGTGGACGAGCACGTTCGGGGACGGGCGGGGTTGGGCTCAGGCGGGTGCGGTCTCAGGCGAGGTCGGTCTCAAGCGGGGCGGGTTTCAGGCGAGGTCGGTCTCAAGCGATCTGGGTCCGCAGGGCCGGGTCGGCGGCAGCGGGTACGGCCGGGTTGGCGGCGGATACGGCCGTGGCATCCGTGCCGGTCGCGTCGACGTGCGGCACGGTCGGCAGTTCCGGCCACACCAGGGCTGCCGAGCCCCAGGTGAGTCCCGCACCGAACGCGGTCAGCAACAGCCTCTCCCCCGCGCGGAGTTCACCCCGCGCGGCGGCGTCCGCCAGGGCCAGCGGGATGGACGCGGCGCCGGTGTTGCCGACGCGCGCGATGTTGGTGACATGCCGTTCGCCGGGGACCGGGATACGGTCGCCGACGGCGGACAGGATGCGGGCGTTCGCCTGATGGGCGCAGAACCGGTCCACATCCTCGGCCGCCCAGTCCGCGCGCTTGAGCACGGTGTGGGCGGACTGGGTCATACGGGTCACCGCATGCTGGAACACCTCACGCCCCCGCATACGGAAGTAACGGTCGTCCGGGCCGAATTCCGCGGGCCGGGAACGCTCCCGCGCACCACCACCCGGCACCTGGATCAACTCCTCGCCCGAGCCGTCGCTGCCGAGGTCCAGCGCCCGTACGGCGCCCGGCTCGTCGCGCTCACCGCGCCGTAGGACCACCGCCCCCGCGCCGTCGCCGAACACGATTCCGGCGGAACGATCCTGCGGGTCCAGCAGCGTCGAGTACACCTCGGCCGCGACCAGCAGGACCCGGTCGGCGCACCCCGAGGCCAGGGTGCCGACGGCGGCGGCGAGGCCGTAGACGAAGCCGCTGCACGCGGCGGAGACGTCCCACGCGGCGATCTCGCCGAGGCCGAGGCGAGTGGTCAGTCGGGGCGCCATGGCGGGCATCGGCCGGTCGGGGGTCGAGGTGGCGACGATCACGGCGTCGACGAGGGGGCCGCCGGCGACCGCGAGCGCGCGGCCGGCCGCCTCCAGCGCGAGGTCGCCGGTGGTCACACCCGGTGCCGCGCGGCGGCGTTCGCCGATGCCGGTGCGTCGGCGGACCCAGGCGTCGTCGACGTCCCACGCGGCGGGCAGGGCGTGGTTCGGCACCGCGTCCGGGGGGACGAAACCGGCGATGCCCTCAAGGACGGCCGTCTGCGGCGTTCTCAAGAGCGGGGCTGCGCTGGGCAGTCGGAAGGTCACACACGCCTCGATGGGGAAGTGATCTTGGACGAGCGTGCACGACTGTAGATCGGATCAAGATCGGGGCGGGGGCGTGACGCGATCCGAACACGTGAACAGTTTCGGCCCGTTTTCCGCAAAAGCGCAGCTCAGCGAGCGAAGTGAGGAAACGTTACGTCTGTTATGTAGCTCGCAGATCACCCGAAAGAGGGCGGTTGGAGGCCGCCGTTCGACGCACAACCGCCCCCGGGGTCCTGTCAGTTCGTGAAGTCGAGCGTCAAGTGCCCCGGAGCCAGCGCGCCGAGGAAGCCACGCGCGTCCGCGAGGGCACCGGCGGTGACCACCCCGGACGGCCGGTGCGGGTCGGCGAGCACGCGGCAGGTCGCCTCCACGACCAGGGGCGCGGTGACCGCGTAGATGTCCTGTCCGGCGGCGACGGCACGGCGGGTCTGCCCGTCGCGCCTCGCCACGACCTCGACAAGGAAGGTCTGCGCGGAACGGCCGGAGTCGTCCACGGCGACGGGCCCCGACGTGTCGGCGGAGCGCAGGTCCGCTACGGCGGACACCGTCATGCAGGTGTCAATGTCCGGTACGGAGAGGTGAGTTGGGATGGTCGCGCTGTCGGCCATCGTGAACTCGCCGACCACGGGTTGGGTTCCGATGGGGTCCGGGAACATCCAGTCGGCGCGGGGTGCGTCACCGGAGCGGCTCTGAAGACGGCCGTCCGCGTAGAGGATGCGGCCGCCGGAGCGACGGCCCGCCGACACCTGGCCCGTGACGCGCGTGCCGTCGGTGGGGCGCCAG from Streptomyces sp. NBC_01288 carries:
- a CDS encoding beta-ketoacyl-ACP synthase III; amino-acid sequence: MTFRLPSAAPLLRTPQTAVLEGIAGFVPPDAVPNHALPAAWDVDDAWVRRRTGIGERRRAAPGVTTGDLALEAAGRALAVAGGPLVDAVIVATSTPDRPMPAMAPRLTTRLGLGEIAAWDVSAACSGFVYGLAAAVGTLASGCADRVLLVAAEVYSTLLDPQDRSAGIVFGDGAGAVVLRRGERDEPGAVRALDLGSDGSGEELIQVPGGGARERSRPAEFGPDDRYFRMRGREVFQHAVTRMTQSAHTVLKRADWAAEDVDRFCAHQANARILSAVGDRIPVPGERHVTNIARVGNTGAASIPLALADAAARGELRAGERLLLTAFGAGLTWGSAALVWPELPTVPHVDATGTDATAVSAANPAVPAAADPALRTQIA
- a CDS encoding phosphopantetheine-binding protein yields the protein MSPAQTAVTAVLTEKFEVSAESIRPEATLESLDLDSLALAELALALQEQLGVPVAEEEAAKHSTVGELVAALNAKRER
- a CDS encoding 3-oxoacyl-ACP synthase III family protein, whose translation is MTVHSTIVHATVHIPEGRQSVAAVEDRFRAGSPAVPLSRGVLQRMYGLTERTVADDLEQPSDLAAHAARRLFEDTGTDPGDVDLLLYAGILADMEEPATAHVVADKLGLGCPVFDLKNACNGVLNALEVADAFIRSGQYRRVLVTTAEVSTRESRWQLDDPADLLTALPSLSTGDMGSALLVEAGDRPGILGSRFFANSWGWRAATLPNPYAQHRTLGHLRIDSAQLVGSFEGLPGKVRGALRELGVQGDDLDLVCVHQPSVPFTKVVCDWVGVDPGRILATFPTHGNVATNTIPLQLAAALDSGRLQRGDLVGMFGFASGASAGVVVCRW
- a CDS encoding ferredoxin — its product is MTPTHTPRIPPLPPAQWPPVLRSLLADSRQDGPGRENLFGTLAHHPVLAHAWLSLARVLTHEGTLGHRRREVIVLRVAHRLDAPYVHGRHRTPAADAGLTDVEIDATAADLAVHPWQPEDRALLEAADLLAVNSAIPEGLWDRLARTLTPEQLVELLVLAGQTATMCTTLNTLRTPSDRQPSLTVLLERDRCCSAGQCVGVAPEVFEQDETDGRVALLVPEPDARYADEVRFAADLCPSGAITLVDHEETAHP
- a CDS encoding beta-ketoacyl-[acyl-carrier-protein] synthase family protein, whose amino-acid sequence is MKAASAPVSVTGLGLITPAGVGREETWKGVLSGRSAGTTDPELKGCAVDLSCRIPLMTPEQARIGGGKAWRMGRFSQLAVLAAREAVADAGLDPAGWDGARVAVVIGSGLAGAAHLEDQTIRHHQGGPELVSPALVPMLISNMAAGEVSLDLGAHGPSLATETACASGASALAVARGLLLAGLCDIAVAGGAEAAVTPVITSGFQRMGALSSRVDEPGLASRPFAADRDGFVISEGAAILVLEREADARARGRRRYARLAGAGQTSDAHHPTAPAPGGVHAEAALRSALAEAGLGAVDVDHVNAHGTSTPLNDLTEAELIARVLPHRPSVTGAKGVLGHSLGAAGAIEAALTALTIHRSTVPPIANLTPDNLPFDLDCVTGAPRDQRVRAAVSHSFGFGGHNVVLLLTAED